From Pusillibacter faecalis, one genomic window encodes:
- a CDS encoding D-alanine--D-alanine ligase family protein, producing MKIVVLAGGISTERDVSLVTGASVCRALRENGHKAIFVDLFLGLEQVPDPLEALFDAPDGLCPDVKISAVAPDLEAVRRSRADQSTRLFGPHVLEVCALADLVFLGLHGQDGEDGRIQAAFDLLGIRYTGGGYLGSGMAMDKSITKMIMDQVGIPNAPWRNIPHYTEADIPRLTEELEVPCAVKVVNGGSSLGLALPDTKEELAQALHDLLRYGSHILVEKKIHGRELTVAVLGDRWLPAAETIPASGAFDYAAKYQPMAAGGAREICPAEITPEQMAAAGELALRLHRALGLQVYSRTDMILDGEGNLWCLEINSLPGMTPASFVPKEAAAVGMSYNQLCEEIVRLSYEIQRKG from the coding sequence ATGAAAATTGTTGTGCTGGCAGGAGGTATTTCCACGGAGCGGGACGTCTCTTTGGTAACGGGAGCCAGCGTGTGCCGCGCTCTGAGGGAAAACGGTCACAAGGCCATTTTTGTGGATTTGTTTTTGGGCCTGGAACAAGTGCCGGACCCGTTGGAGGCACTGTTTGACGCCCCGGACGGACTGTGCCCAGATGTGAAGATTTCCGCTGTGGCACCGGATTTGGAGGCTGTGCGCCGCAGCCGCGCTGACCAGAGTACCCGACTGTTCGGCCCCCATGTATTAGAGGTGTGTGCTCTGGCAGATCTTGTGTTTTTGGGCCTTCACGGGCAAGACGGGGAAGATGGCCGCATTCAGGCAGCCTTTGACCTGCTGGGAATCCGGTATACCGGCGGCGGGTACTTGGGAAGCGGTATGGCTATGGACAAATCCATTACTAAGATGATCATGGATCAGGTCGGAATCCCAAATGCACCCTGGCGGAACATCCCCCATTATACCGAGGCGGACATCCCGCGCCTGACAGAAGAGCTGGAGGTGCCCTGCGCGGTGAAGGTGGTCAACGGCGGCTCCTCGCTGGGCCTTGCCCTGCCGGACACGAAGGAGGAGCTGGCCCAAGCGCTCCATGACCTTCTGCGGTATGGAAGCCACATCCTCGTGGAGAAGAAGATCCATGGCCGGGAGCTGACGGTGGCGGTGCTGGGCGACCGATGGCTGCCGGCAGCGGAGACGATTCCAGCCAGCGGGGCCTTTGATTACGCGGCGAAGTATCAGCCCATGGCTGCCGGCGGCGCCCGGGAAATCTGTCCCGCGGAGATCACGCCGGAGCAGATGGCTGCTGCCGGGGAGTTGGCTCTGCGGCTCCACCGGGCGCTGGGACTGCAGGTTTACTCACGGACGGATATGATTCTGGACGGAGAGGGCAACCTGTGGTGCCTGGAGATCAACTCCCTGCCGGGCATGACGCCGGCCAGCTTCGTGCCAAAGGAGGCCGCGGCGGTGGGGATGAGCTACAATCAGCTTTGCGAGGAGATTGTGCGGCTGTCCTACGAGATTCAGAGGAAAGGATGA
- the abc-f gene encoding ribosomal protection-like ABC-F family protein → MIEIQVNGLVKSFEVGQNVLDGLTFQIDQGERVGLLGKNGAGKTTLFKILTGELECDEGQVTIGQGRRLGLISQIPVYPADYTVENVLRSAFSRLHKLAEEMEALTARMAAGESDSALLRRYGVLSEKFEVFGGYDTDVAVNKIAGGLSISQEMRSQLFDSLSGGEKTRVNLGRLILEDTDILLLDEPTNHLDLHATEWLEDYIRSFRGTVVAISHDRYFLDRTVTRIIEVLDGKAEFYSGNYSFYAVEKERRFQERMKQYQKEQAKIEQLEKAAEQLRLWAFQGMDKTYRRAISMEKRIERMRTTSKPTKARKMDARFSTAEFHGDEVLSLRSLSKSYGDKHLFDGINLKVEGGERIALIGDNGTGKSTLIKMIVGELYPDDGRIRQGPQVRLAYLPQIIRFDHPDWNLVENMMAAKKGLSAQSARNRLAAYDFRGEDVFKPVSVLSGGEQSRLRLCMLMDDEINFLILDEPTNHLDIASREWIEEAVEAYDGTLLFVSHDRYFINRFATRIWELADGTITDYTCGFAQYRQLKAQEAVERAEPSKAVKERTERPQRGNKAQQAARRQLTICERDIAKIEARITELDAAMEAAACDYEKLHELLQEKERVQRELDELYERWESLSEEAEG, encoded by the coding sequence ATGATTGAGATACAGGTAAACGGCCTGGTGAAATCCTTTGAGGTGGGGCAAAACGTCCTGGACGGCCTAACCTTTCAAATTGACCAGGGCGAGCGGGTAGGACTGCTGGGAAAAAACGGCGCCGGCAAGACGACCCTTTTTAAGATTTTAACAGGAGAGCTGGAGTGTGACGAAGGCCAGGTGACGATCGGCCAGGGCCGCCGGCTGGGCTTGATTTCCCAGATTCCGGTGTACCCGGCGGACTATACCGTGGAGAATGTCCTGCGCTCTGCGTTTTCCAGATTGCACAAGCTGGCGGAGGAGATGGAGGCCCTGACTGCCCGCATGGCAGCGGGAGAGAGCGACAGCGCCCTTTTGCGGCGCTATGGCGTCCTTAGCGAGAAGTTCGAGGTTTTCGGTGGCTATGACACGGATGTTGCCGTCAACAAGATTGCGGGCGGCCTCTCCATTTCCCAGGAAATGCGCTCCCAGCTCTTTGACAGTCTCTCAGGCGGAGAGAAGACCCGGGTGAATCTGGGCCGCCTGATCCTGGAGGACACGGACATCCTGCTGCTGGACGAGCCCACCAACCACCTGGACCTCCATGCCACCGAGTGGCTGGAGGACTATATCCGCTCCTTCCGGGGCACGGTGGTGGCAATTTCCCACGACCGCTACTTTCTGGACCGCACAGTGACACGCATCATTGAGGTGCTGGACGGCAAGGCGGAATTTTACAGCGGCAACTATAGTTTTTACGCCGTGGAAAAGGAGCGCCGCTTTCAGGAGCGCATGAAGCAGTACCAGAAGGAGCAGGCTAAGATTGAGCAGCTGGAAAAGGCGGCGGAGCAGCTGCGGCTGTGGGCTTTCCAGGGTATGGACAAGACATATCGCCGGGCCATCTCCATGGAAAAACGCATTGAGCGGATGCGGACCACCTCCAAGCCCACGAAGGCCCGGAAAATGGACGCCCGCTTCTCCACCGCCGAGTTTCACGGCGACGAGGTGCTCTCCCTGCGGAGCCTCTCCAAATCCTATGGGGACAAGCATCTATTTGACGGCATTAACCTGAAGGTGGAGGGAGGCGAGCGCATTGCCCTCATTGGTGACAACGGCACCGGAAAGTCCACCCTGATCAAAATGATCGTTGGGGAGCTGTACCCTGATGACGGGCGTATTCGGCAGGGACCACAGGTGCGCCTTGCCTACCTGCCTCAGATCATCCGCTTTGATCACCCGGACTGGAACCTGGTGGAGAACATGATGGCCGCGAAGAAGGGCCTCTCCGCCCAATCTGCCCGGAACCGGCTGGCGGCCTATGACTTTCGGGGGGAGGATGTGTTCAAGCCTGTTTCGGTGCTCTCTGGCGGTGAGCAGAGCCGGCTGAGGCTTTGTATGCTGATGGATGACGAGATCAATTTCCTGATCCTGGATGAGCCCACCAACCACCTGGACATCGCCTCCCGGGAGTGGATTGAGGAGGCGGTGGAAGCCTATGACGGGACGCTTCTCTTCGTCAGTCACGACCGTTATTTTATTAATCGCTTTGCAACCCGCATCTGGGAGCTTGCGGACGGCACCATTACGGACTACACCTGCGGTTTTGCCCAGTACCGCCAGCTCAAGGCGCAGGAGGCGGTGGAGCGGGCGGAGCCGTCCAAGGCCGTGAAGGAGAGAACAGAGCGTCCGCAGAGGGGCAATAAGGCCCAGCAGGCGGCTCGGCGGCAGCTGACCATCTGTGAGCGGGATATTGCAAAGATAGAGGCCCGGATCACAGAACTGGACGCGGCGATGGAGGCCGCCGCCTGCGATTATGAAAAACTCCATGAACTGCTTCAGGAGAAAGAGCGGGTCCAGAGAGAGCTGGACGAGCTGTATGAGAGGTGGGAGAGCCTGAGTGAAGAGGCTGAGGGCTAA
- a CDS encoding L-threonylcarbamoyladenylate synthase, with product MMQTIYYDLRDIKGQQKEIRDKVSAAAKILREGGLVGLPTETVYGLGANGLDGAAVRRIFEAKGRPQDNPLILHVSGPQWLTRYCAQVPPLAYVLARKFWPGPLTMILKRDPCVPDETTAGLDTVAVRCPNHPVTLAIIREAGVPIAAPSANLSGRPSCTTAQDVLEDMDGKIQCLVNGGPCAVGVESTILDLTCTPPRLLRPGGVPVEQIERLIGPIAIDKAVNGVLDGEERPRAPGMKYRHYAPKAPVIVVSGAPEASAQEILRRVGPESGVICFEEYLPLFEKQRVQSLGPSQDKQTQAQRVFDALRAFDSETVTEIYAQCPDNQGLGLAIGNRLKKAAGFHVIEADRERVVLGITGGTGAGKTSVLDVIREMGGVVVDCDAVYHEMLNGSEEMRNTINAVFPGVFDADGKLNRQKLGEEVFSRRERLARLNDIVYHFVVPEVERRLGKDTGLYAIDAINLLESGISELCDKTIAVTAPTELRVRRIMARDGISEQYARMRITAQKPDEYYRTKCDCELTNAADTPESFREEAREFIRRLMETIKEEKTHGNE from the coding sequence ATGATGCAGACGATATATTATGATTTACGGGACATCAAGGGCCAGCAGAAGGAAATCCGGGATAAGGTATCTGCCGCCGCAAAGATTTTGCGAGAGGGGGGGCTGGTAGGTCTTCCCACAGAGACGGTCTACGGGCTGGGGGCCAACGGTCTGGACGGCGCCGCCGTCCGCCGTATCTTTGAGGCGAAGGGGCGGCCCCAGGATAATCCCTTGATCCTCCACGTCAGCGGCCCTCAATGGCTGACCCGCTATTGCGCTCAGGTGCCGCCGCTGGCCTATGTGCTGGCAAGGAAGTTCTGGCCGGGTCCACTGACCATGATTTTGAAGCGGGACCCCTGTGTGCCGGACGAGACCACAGCGGGGCTGGACACAGTAGCGGTTCGCTGCCCAAACCACCCGGTGACACTGGCGATTATTCGGGAGGCGGGCGTGCCCATTGCCGCACCCAGCGCCAATCTCTCCGGCCGGCCCAGCTGCACCACGGCCCAGGACGTGCTGGAGGATATGGACGGAAAGATTCAGTGCCTGGTGAATGGCGGCCCCTGTGCCGTGGGCGTGGAATCCACGATTCTGGACCTGACGTGTACGCCGCCGCGGCTTCTGCGACCCGGTGGAGTGCCAGTGGAGCAGATTGAGCGGCTGATCGGGCCCATTGCCATCGACAAGGCTGTAAACGGAGTTCTGGACGGCGAGGAGCGGCCCCGGGCCCCGGGCATGAAGTACCGCCACTACGCGCCCAAAGCGCCCGTCATTGTGGTTTCCGGCGCGCCGGAGGCGTCTGCCCAGGAAATCCTGCGGAGGGTAGGGCCGGAGAGCGGCGTGATCTGCTTTGAAGAATATCTTCCGCTTTTTGAAAAGCAAAGGGTCCAGTCCCTAGGTCCCAGTCAGGATAAGCAGACCCAGGCCCAGCGGGTGTTTGACGCCCTGCGTGCGTTTGACAGTGAGACTGTCACAGAGATCTATGCCCAGTGCCCAGATAACCAGGGACTGGGACTGGCGATTGGGAACCGGCTGAAAAAGGCTGCCGGCTTCCATGTGATTGAGGCGGATCGGGAGCGGGTGGTGCTGGGCATCACGGGCGGCACCGGCGCCGGAAAAACCAGCGTGCTGGATGTAATCCGGGAGATGGGCGGCGTGGTGGTGGACTGCGACGCGGTCTATCATGAGATGCTCAATGGCAGTGAGGAGATGCGCAACACCATCAACGCGGTGTTCCCCGGCGTCTTTGATGCCGATGGGAAGCTGAACCGTCAGAAGCTGGGAGAAGAGGTTTTCTCCCGGCGGGAACGGCTGGCGCGGCTCAACGACATTGTCTATCACTTTGTGGTGCCAGAGGTGGAGCGTCGGCTTGGGAAGGACACGGGCTTATATGCCATCGACGCCATTAATCTGCTGGAAAGCGGTATTTCTGAGCTGTGTGACAAAACTATCGCCGTGACTGCGCCCACGGAGCTGCGGGTGCGGCGTATCATGGCCAGAGACGGCATTTCTGAGCAGTATGCCAGGATGCGCATCACCGCTCAAAAGCCGGACGAATACTACCGCACGAAGTGCGACTGCGAATTAACCAATGCTGCCGATACTCCGGAGAGCTTTCGAGAGGAGGCACGAGAATTTATTCGGCGGCTGATGGAGACGATCAAGGAGGAAAAGACCCATGGAAACGAGTGA
- a CDS encoding YdcF family protein: MKRLRAKARPRRRYTAYRGRGRLESWGFLLAGVLALIGLVMSLVRSWGMRFSGCLLLGAAALLTADLLFSRWARRSSIGWSCRFAFRAALALVLVPLSILEICIIHEGQKPPAERDAAAVVVLGAGVNGKEPSLSLRTRLDAALTYLEGHPEIPAVLTGGTGYGEEISEARCMYDWLTARGVDPDRLILEEQAEDTSENFALARPLLEEAGVDPARDAVAVVTNDFHMARAKLLAQRQGYGDALGVPAELPWAHLEINYYLREAFAMVKALVFPRVRI; the protein is encoded by the coding sequence GTGAAGAGGCTGAGGGCTAAGGCGCGTCCTAGACGCCGGTACACAGCCTATCGAGGCCGCGGCCGGTTAGAAAGCTGGGGGTTCCTCTTAGCGGGAGTGCTGGCGCTCATAGGCCTGGTGATGAGTCTGGTTCGGAGCTGGGGGATGCGTTTTTCCGGCTGCCTGCTGCTGGGGGCCGCCGCACTTTTGACGGCGGATCTTCTATTCAGCCGTTGGGCCAGGCGCTCCAGTATCGGCTGGAGCTGCCGCTTTGCCTTTCGGGCGGCGCTGGCGCTGGTGCTGGTGCCACTGAGCATCCTTGAAATCTGCATCATTCACGAGGGGCAAAAGCCCCCGGCGGAGCGGGACGCGGCGGCGGTGGTGGTGCTGGGGGCTGGCGTCAACGGTAAGGAGCCGTCACTGTCTCTGCGAACCCGCCTGGACGCGGCCCTTACGTATTTGGAGGGCCATCCGGAGATCCCGGCGGTGCTCACCGGCGGGACAGGCTACGGCGAGGAGATCAGCGAGGCCCGATGCATGTATGACTGGCTCACCGCCCGGGGTGTGGACCCGGATCGACTGATCCTGGAGGAGCAGGCGGAGGACACATCGGAAAATTTTGCCCTGGCCCGGCCGCTTCTGGAGGAGGCGGGCGTGGACCCGGCAAGGGACGCCGTGGCGGTGGTAACCAACGACTTCCATATGGCCCGGGCGAAGCTGCTTGCCCAGCGGCAGGGCTATGGGGATGCCCTCGGCGTTCCGGCGGAGCTGCCTTGGGCGCATCTGGAAATCAATTATTATCTGCGGGAGGCCTTTGCTATGGTAAAGGCACTGGTCTTTCCGCGAGTTCGTATTTGA
- a CDS encoding RluA family pseudouridine synthase, with protein METISKTIPPEEDGATVRHILKAHLHFSSHAISRLTRAECGILVNGRHARTVDILHTGDILTVETGDHRPPKAAVVPGNWPLPILWEDGHLLVVNKPAGMTAHASNFLPDTPTVAGALAWHRGTAFIFHPVNRLDKGTTGLMVVAKSGYIHDLLRRQLHTQRFYREYRAICLGRPTPSTGAIDAPIGRDESSAVRRCIRPDGAAAVTHYQVLAQGAGLSLLRLVPETGRTHQLRLHMAFVGCPLAGDWLYGTEDPSLIARPALHACALTLTHPVSGEILHLSAPLPADMAALASRLSPVVASDSAI; from the coding sequence ATGGAGACCATCAGTAAAACAATCCCGCCGGAGGAGGATGGCGCTACCGTCCGTCACATACTCAAGGCGCACCTGCACTTTTCTTCCCATGCGATCTCTCGCTTAACCCGGGCAGAGTGCGGTATTCTTGTCAATGGCCGTCATGCCCGGACGGTGGATATTCTCCACACCGGGGATATTCTGACCGTGGAAACCGGAGACCACCGTCCGCCAAAGGCCGCTGTTGTTCCCGGAAACTGGCCGCTTCCCATTTTGTGGGAAGACGGTCACCTGCTGGTGGTAAACAAGCCCGCAGGTATGACGGCCCATGCCTCCAACTTTCTGCCGGATACCCCTACCGTAGCCGGTGCCCTGGCCTGGCACCGGGGTACGGCGTTTATCTTCCATCCGGTGAACCGGCTGGACAAGGGCACTACCGGACTGATGGTGGTGGCTAAAAGCGGCTATATCCATGACTTACTGCGCCGTCAGCTGCATACCCAGCGTTTTTATCGGGAGTACCGAGCCATCTGCCTGGGCCGCCCCACTCCCTCTACAGGCGCCATTGACGCGCCGATTGGCCGGGATGAAAGCTCCGCCGTCCGCCGCTGCATCCGGCCGGATGGTGCCGCAGCCGTCACCCACTATCAGGTACTGGCACAGGGTGCCGGTCTCTCTCTTCTGCGGTTGGTTCCAGAGACCGGCCGCACCCATCAACTGCGGCTCCATATGGCGTTTGTCGGTTGTCCTCTGGCCGGAGATTGGCTTTACGGCACAGAGGACCCATCTCTGATCGCCCGCCCCGCCCTCCACGCCTGCGCGCTGACGCTGACCCATCCTGTTTCCGGAGAGATTCTGCATCTGAGTGCGCCGCTGCCGGCTGATATGGCGGCTCTGGCCTCCCGCCTCTCCCCTGTAGTCGCCTCTGACAGCGCCATTTAA
- a CDS encoding flavodoxin family protein, translating into MSDVLCIYYSRTGHTKKAMEEVAAALGAELLELSDGIDRSGALGAFRSGLDAMRKNCQPLRAFQTERALGDYQLVIVGTPVWAGRCSSVVRSFLRQYGKKLRQAAYLITRGSEDKCEEVYGQMDLYTPCGHQAAVSLRSGSVGYAFWQEEFLRQVRELLGQ; encoded by the coding sequence ATGAGCGACGTATTATGTATTTACTATTCCCGTACGGGACATACCAAAAAGGCCATGGAAGAGGTGGCGGCAGCGCTGGGCGCGGAGTTGCTGGAACTGAGCGATGGCATAGACCGAAGCGGGGCGCTGGGCGCGTTTCGCAGCGGACTGGACGCGATGCGCAAGAACTGCCAGCCGCTGCGCGCCTTTCAGACGGAACGGGCCCTGGGGGACTATCAGCTGGTAATCGTGGGCACGCCTGTCTGGGCGGGGCGGTGCAGCAGCGTGGTGCGCAGCTTTTTGCGTCAGTACGGAAAAAAGCTGCGGCAGGCCGCCTATCTCATCACCCGCGGCAGCGAAGACAAGTGCGAGGAGGTCTACGGGCAGATGGACCTGTATACGCCCTGTGGACACCAGGCGGCAGTGTCACTGCGCAGTGGTTCCGTGGGCTATGCCTTCTGGCAGGAGGAGTTTTTGCGGCAGGTGCGGGAACTGTTGGGTCAGTAG
- a CDS encoding UDP-N-acetylmuramoyl-tripeptide--D-alanyl-D-alanine ligase produces the protein MQPFTIEEIAQMVHGVWKNPRPGMAPISAVCTDSRSIIPGSLFLPWVGERFDGHRFIDAALEAGAAGCLCAQTPENLRPDKFYIEVADTRLALRDLAAAYRDRFEIPFIQITGSVGKTTTKDMVAAALGAKLQVLKTPANFNNDIGTPLTLLGLEAEHQAAVIETGMNHFGEIAYLGSMVRPDIAVISNIGDAHIEFLGSREGILKAKCEIFEHLKPHGLAILNGDDALLNTVSLPIRMVRCGQSEHCGVRITEIDDHGVDGITCTVETARCRYELVTAAPGEHMAYPMAIAVAVGEELGLSREEITRGVADYRPSGSRMRVIHLPQGRIILDDCYNASPQSVAAALEVLAKTTCERKVAVLGDMGELGDLTEQAHYNMGALAAMLGIDFLVAIGPKAVKIADGAAQSGGAVLHFSTKEEAVAELREQLEPETAMLIKASHAMHFEQLVEQLRGDYD, from the coding sequence ATGCAGCCCTTCACCATAGAAGAGATTGCGCAGATGGTTCACGGGGTCTGGAAGAATCCACGACCGGGCATGGCGCCCATCAGCGCTGTATGCACAGACAGCCGCAGCATAATTCCCGGGAGCCTGTTTCTTCCTTGGGTGGGAGAGCGGTTTGATGGCCATCGCTTCATTGATGCGGCGCTGGAGGCCGGCGCAGCCGGGTGCTTATGCGCCCAGACGCCGGAAAATCTGCGTCCGGACAAATTTTACATCGAGGTAGCTGACACGCGCCTTGCGCTGCGGGACCTGGCGGCGGCCTATCGGGACCGCTTTGAGATTCCCTTTATCCAGATCACTGGAAGCGTGGGCAAGACCACAACAAAAGATATGGTGGCGGCGGCACTGGGAGCGAAGCTCCAGGTGCTGAAGACACCGGCAAACTTCAATAACGATATCGGCACGCCTCTGACGCTGTTGGGGCTGGAGGCGGAGCATCAGGCCGCTGTGATTGAGACCGGTATGAACCACTTCGGGGAGATCGCGTATTTGGGGAGCATGGTACGGCCCGACATTGCCGTGATCTCCAATATTGGCGACGCCCATATTGAATTTCTGGGCAGCCGGGAGGGAATTCTCAAAGCCAAGTGCGAGATTTTTGAGCACTTGAAGCCTCATGGATTGGCCATTTTAAATGGTGATGACGCTCTGCTCAATACGGTAAGCCTTCCCATCCGCATGGTGCGCTGCGGACAATCAGAGCACTGCGGAGTACGAATTACGGAGATTGATGACCACGGTGTGGATGGGATTACCTGTACCGTGGAGACAGCGCGATGCCGCTATGAGCTGGTCACAGCGGCGCCGGGAGAGCACATGGCCTATCCCATGGCCATCGCCGTGGCGGTGGGGGAGGAGCTGGGGCTGAGCCGGGAGGAGATCACACGGGGCGTGGCGGATTACAGGCCCTCTGGCTCTCGGATGCGGGTGATTCACCTGCCCCAGGGCAGGATTATCCTAGACGATTGCTATAATGCCAGTCCCCAATCCGTGGCGGCGGCATTGGAGGTATTGGCCAAGACGACCTGTGAGCGGAAGGTGGCGGTGCTGGGGGACATGGGAGAGCTGGGAGACCTGACGGAGCAGGCACATTACAACATGGGTGCCCTGGCCGCCATGCTGGGCATCGACTTCCTGGTGGCCATCGGTCCCAAGGCGGTGAAAATTGCCGATGGTGCCGCCCAGAGCGGAGGAGCTGTGCTGCACTTCTCCACCAAGGAGGAGGCTGTAGCAGAGCTGCGGGAACAGCTGGAGCCGGAGACTGCCATGCTGATAAAGGCTTCCCACGCTATGCATTTTGAACAGCTGGTGGAACAGCTGAGAGGAGATTATGATTGA
- the prfA gene encoding peptide chain release factor 1, whose amino-acid sequence MLDKLNALVLRWEDLEAQLSDPAVYGDTEKLRNVNRELKELGPVVETYQAYRQAQQSRAEAEELLHDPEFRTLAQEELAAAKAKQEQLEQDLKRLLLPKDPNDGRNVIMELRGGVGGEEGALFAASLLRMYTMYAQRRGWKLETVNLNETELGGVKECSVLIEGEGAFSRLKFESGVHRVQRVPETESGGRIHTSAATVAVLPEAEDVDVEIDPKDLQIDTYRSSGAGGQHVNKTESAIRITHLPTGLVVECQDERSQYKNKDKAMKVLRSRLYEMERQRREAATAAERRGQVGSGDRSERIRTYNFPQGRVTDHRIGLTLYKIDTVMDGDLDELIDALITADQAEKLKQGESA is encoded by the coding sequence ATGCTGGACAAACTAAATGCGCTGGTCCTGCGCTGGGAGGACCTGGAGGCCCAGCTCTCAGATCCGGCGGTCTATGGCGACACGGAGAAGCTGCGGAATGTGAACCGGGAGCTAAAGGAGTTGGGACCAGTGGTGGAGACCTACCAGGCCTACCGGCAGGCTCAGCAGAGCCGGGCAGAGGCGGAGGAGCTGCTGCACGATCCGGAGTTCCGGACTCTTGCACAGGAGGAACTGGCCGCAGCGAAAGCGAAGCAGGAGCAGCTGGAGCAGGATTTGAAAAGATTGCTGCTGCCCAAGGACCCCAATGATGGGCGTAATGTCATCATGGAGCTGCGGGGGGGGGTCGGCGGAGAGGAGGGCGCGCTGTTCGCAGCCTCCCTTCTGCGTATGTATACCATGTATGCCCAACGGCGGGGCTGGAAGCTGGAGACGGTGAATCTGAACGAGACAGAACTGGGAGGCGTGAAGGAGTGCAGCGTCCTGATCGAGGGCGAGGGGGCCTTCTCTCGGCTGAAATTTGAAAGCGGGGTCCATCGCGTCCAGAGGGTGCCGGAGACGGAGTCCGGCGGCCGTATCCACACCAGTGCGGCCACGGTGGCGGTGCTGCCGGAGGCTGAGGATGTGGACGTGGAAATTGACCCGAAGGATTTACAGATTGACACCTATCGCTCCTCCGGCGCGGGCGGGCAGCACGTCAACAAGACGGAGTCCGCCATCCGCATCACCCACTTGCCAACAGGTCTGGTGGTGGAGTGCCAAGACGAGCGGAGTCAGTATAAGAACAAGGACAAGGCAATGAAGGTGCTCCGCTCCAGGCTCTATGAGATGGAACGGCAGCGGCGGGAAGCTGCCACGGCGGCAGAGCGCCGGGGACAGGTGGGCAGTGGAGATCGCAGCGAGCGGATCCGCACCTATAACTTCCCGCAGGGGCGGGTGACGGACCATCGGATTGGGTTGACACTTTACAAAATAGATACCGTGATGGACGGCGACCTGGATGAGCTGATTGATGCTCTGATTACAGCGGATCAGGCGGAAAAGCTGAAACAGGGGGAATCCGCATAG
- a CDS encoding Ig-like domain-containing protein, with protein sequence MKKHLMRRSAVLALAAVMLTGSASALFGSKKEAAEPVAGAPTVQDLEISTYRDIPYQTQFLLASSEGDVTYAVAEEPKKGTVTISGSEFTYTPEEGVTGSDSFTYTATDSQGRVSQPATVQVRIEKSKSGVKYADMGGSPAAAAAQYLAESGIFTGAKIGENYYFEPDATVSRSEFLALAMETAGREVTNVTITGFCDDESIPAWAKAYAAAGVADGIVQGKATAEGAAFQGEEPITFNEAATVLNRMLNLGDVDLDVWYADREAVPSWAAQAVGNMEAFSVLSAGSFGSKTMEQAVTRADAAQMLSAASTLLAGEEPEGLFGWLQ encoded by the coding sequence TTGAAAAAGCATTTGATGAGACGAAGCGCTGTGTTGGCTCTGGCAGCAGTGATGCTGACAGGCAGTGCCTCGGCACTGTTCGGCAGTAAAAAGGAGGCGGCGGAACCGGTGGCGGGTGCGCCCACGGTTCAGGATCTGGAGATCAGCACGTATCGGGACATTCCCTATCAGACCCAGTTCCTGCTGGCCAGCAGCGAGGGGGACGTAACCTACGCCGTGGCGGAGGAACCCAAGAAGGGGACTGTGACCATCTCCGGCTCAGAGTTCACCTACACCCCGGAGGAGGGAGTTACCGGATCGGACAGCTTCACCTATACTGCGACGGACAGCCAGGGCCGGGTATCCCAGCCCGCCACAGTACAGGTGCGCATTGAAAAGAGCAAATCCGGCGTAAAGTACGCCGATATGGGCGGCAGCCCCGCCGCTGCCGCGGCCCAATATCTGGCGGAGAGTGGAATTTTTACGGGTGCCAAGATTGGGGAGAACTACTATTTTGAGCCAGATGCAACCGTGTCCCGCAGCGAATTTTTAGCCTTGGCAATGGAGACGGCAGGCAGAGAAGTGACGAACGTCACCATCACCGGCTTCTGCGATGACGAGAGCATTCCGGCATGGGCCAAGGCATATGCCGCCGCCGGCGTGGCGGACGGCATTGTTCAGGGCAAGGCCACCGCTGAGGGTGCAGCCTTCCAGGGAGAGGAACCCATCACCTTCAACGAAGCCGCGACGGTGCTCAACCGGATGCTGAACCTGGGGGATGTGGATCTGGATGTATGGTATGCGGATCGGGAGGCCGTGCCTTCCTGGGCGGCTCAGGCCGTGGGCAATATGGAGGCGTTCAGCGTGCTCTCTGCCGGCAGCTTTGGAAGCAAGACCATGGAACAGGCTGTAACCAGGGCGGACGCGGCACAGATGCTTAGCGCGGCCAGCACCCTGCTGGCTGGCGAGGAGCCGGAAGGTCTGTTCGGCTGGCTTCAGTAA